The proteins below come from a single Pedobacter aquae genomic window:
- a CDS encoding type II toxin-antitoxin system antitoxin SocA domain-containing protein: MNIQLSQKQIGQRITELRKMKGLSQEDLAKSVKISRPSLAQIELGNRSVDILELQKLSLVLGFSLDDFMSKDFSTSKDVDVKEEKKVKKEQERISVPTLQVNKFKNVLLYILERCAGKPNVGETVLYKLLYFSDFNYYELYEEHLTGAKYRKLPYGPVPQKLDIIIGQMIEKGLLQRIKTEYHGYPQTRYLPLEKADLTELKASEKEIIDRVIEQMSDWSAAMLSNYSHGDKPWKASKDGEEINYELAFYRRPPYSIRVYEDDEPY; encoded by the coding sequence ATGAACATACAATTGTCACAAAAGCAAATAGGTCAGAGGATAACCGAACTTCGTAAAATGAAAGGGTTGTCTCAGGAAGATTTGGCTAAAAGTGTCAAAATTTCCCGACCGTCTTTGGCTCAAATTGAGTTAGGAAATAGAAGTGTTGATATACTCGAATTGCAAAAACTATCATTGGTTTTAGGGTTTTCATTAGACGATTTTATGTCTAAGGATTTTTCTACAAGTAAAGATGTTGATGTAAAAGAAGAAAAAAAGGTAAAGAAAGAACAAGAGCGTATCTCAGTACCAACCTTACAAGTCAATAAATTTAAAAATGTATTGTTATACATACTTGAACGCTGTGCAGGTAAGCCAAATGTTGGCGAAACGGTTCTTTATAAATTACTCTATTTCTCGGACTTCAACTACTATGAATTGTATGAAGAACATTTAACAGGCGCAAAATATCGCAAGTTACCTTATGGGCCAGTTCCGCAAAAATTAGATATAATCATTGGTCAAATGATTGAAAAAGGTCTGTTGCAAAGAATAAAAACCGAATATCACGGTTATCCTCAAACTCGCTATCTACCTTTAGAAAAAGCAGATTTAACTGAATTAAAGGCAAGTGAAAAAGAAATCATTGACAGGGTAATAGAACAGATGAGTGATTGGTCTGCTGCAATGCTTAGTAACTATTCTCACGGTGATAAACCTTGGAAAGCATCAAAAGATGGTGAGGAAATAAATTATGAATTGGCTTTTTACAGAAGGCCACCTTATTCAATTAGAGTTTATGAAGATGATGAACCATATTGA